In one window of Bacillota bacterium DNA:
- the loaP gene encoding antiterminator LoaP — protein sequence MYYFEGMGKWYALFVMTGEEEKVKERLLYRFRERDDLRIIVPMRRIRERKDGRWEVKLKTLFPGYVLYNGIMGIEEYYNMKGVPGLLRVLKNKYEPLEIDEEEIYVISRLMCNGEIIGTSTLYESGEKIVVVDGPLVGLEGLIESVDTRKGRAKVRLNFIGESRLVDLSIKMIHTA from the coding sequence ATGTATTACTTTGAAGGTATGGGTAAATGGTATGCTCTCTTTGTCATGACAGGAGAGGAAGAAAAAGTTAAAGAACGTTTATTATATAGGTTCAGGGAAAGGGATGACTTAAGAATTATTGTACCTATGAGAAGAATTAGAGAAAGAAAGGATGGTAGATGGGAAGTTAAATTAAAGACCCTTTTTCCCGGATATGTTTTATACAACGGTATAATGGGAATAGAAGAATATTATAATATGAAAGGAGTACCTGGACTTTTAAGAGTGTTAAAGAATAAGTATGAACCCCTTGAAATAGATGAGGAAGAAATATATGTAATAAGCCGGCTGATGTGTAACGGCGAAATAATCGGGACCTCTACCCTGTATGAATCCGGAGAGAAAATAGTTGTAGTAGACGGCCCCCTTGTAGGACTTGAAGGTTTAATTGAATCGGTAGATACAAGAAAAGGCAGGGCAAAAGTAAGGCTGAACTTTATAGGAGAATCCCGGCTTGTTGATTTGAGTATTAAAATGATACATACTGCGTAG
- a CDS encoding CpsD/CapB family tyrosine-protein kinase yields the protein MVVTKYEKLSGLSIPAEEAYKTLRTNIRFCGVVNKIKTITITSCAPGEGKTTTSINLAISMANAGMKTLLVDADLRRPTVEKILDINTKIGLTNYITGEATLEEVVYRTNIENFYITPCGVIPPNPAELLSTETFSEFIKTVKDQYLKTVKGQFDIIIFDTPPLGSVIDAAIIAAQTDGTLLVIKSKSINYKVAHQVKGQLEKANAYLLGVVINRIQRKDLRYGYRHYYNYYYTADDSRDESPFKKFMRRVKLIS from the coding sequence ATACCGGCTGAAGAAGCATATAAAACCCTCAGGACAAATATACGTTTTTGCGGTGTAGTTAATAAAATAAAAACAATTACTATAACAAGTTGTGCACCTGGTGAAGGCAAAACCACTACTTCAATAAATCTGGCAATAAGCATGGCCAATGCGGGAATGAAAACCTTGCTGGTGGATGCGGATTTAAGGCGTCCCACCGTAGAGAAAATCCTGGATATAAATACTAAGATTGGCCTTACAAATTACATAACAGGAGAAGCAACACTAGAAGAAGTTGTTTATAGGACAAACATAGAAAATTTTTATATAACACCTTGTGGAGTAATTCCCCCTAACCCTGCAGAATTATTGAGTACCGAAACATTTTCCGAATTTATAAAAACTGTAAAAGACCAGTATTTGAAGACAGTAAAAGGTCAGTTTGACATTATAATATTTGATACCCCTCCCTTGGGAAGTGTTATAGATGCTGCCATAATTGCAGCACAGACAGATGGTACATTACTGGTAATAAAGTCCAAGTCAATTAATTACAAGGTTGCCCATCAGGTAAAGGGGCAACTGGAGAAAGCAAATGCATATCTTTTGGGTGTAGTAATAAACAGGATCCAGAGAAAGGATTTAAGATACGGTTACAGGCATTACTATAATTATTATTATACCGCTGATGATAGCAGGGATGAAAGTCCTTTTAAAAAATTTATGAGAAGGGTAAAACTGATTTCTTAA